The Castanea sativa cultivar Marrone di Chiusa Pesio chromosome 4, ASM4071231v1 sequence GAGTatagtaaaaattattatttggttATATAGTGTGTTTGgagtttataaacatataaacgAAAAGCACGAAAATAACTTCATTATTATAtgctttatattttatttatattttttattggatagattaaagttgaaatttcttttcaaatgaaAGGAAATGGATTCTTTCACTCGCTAAAGCCATAGAGAAAGATGAATAAAGCAATCTATTAATCATGTTTTTACCATACCTCGGCGTTGGTGCGTATAAGAAGGAACCAAATCACTTGCATGAAAGATCGAGCTGGAAATTGGATTCAAGGAGAAAATGAAATTGctaattttattagaaatggGTATGTCGAATTATTCTCTTCAAGTCACAACCACTCTACCCTTGCTAAATGGGATCCCCCCTACTGGCAGACTCATTTAAAAGAGGAGGATTCTGCTTCCCTAACTTGCCATGTTTCGAATGTAGACATATCAGCGGGCCTTTGGTCTCTCAAGGCTTTTAAGGCGTCGGGTTTAGATGGTCTTCACGTTGGCTTCTTTTAGCGTTTCTGGTTGTTAGTGGGGAATTCCGTCAAGAATGAAGTGAAGCAGATTTTTACTTTCGGTAGGATGCCCAAGTACCTCAATAGAACTGGTGTCACCCTGATACCAAAGTGTGGTAACCCAGATTTATTTAGTCATTACCGGCCTATCAGTCTGTGTAACACGGTGTATAAGATCGTCTCCAAGATTATTGTTGCTTGAATTCGGCCTTTCCTTCCATATCTAGTCTCTCCGCTCCAAACTGCCTTTGTCCCTAGGAGAAGAGGAGTTGACAATGCGATAATTGTCTAGGAAATTATCCATTCCATGTCCAAAGCAAAGGGGAGGTGTGGGTTCATGGCaattaaaattgatttggaAAAAGCCTATGATTGAATGGAATGGAGTTTTATTCATGATACCCTCAACCTGTTCAGGTTCCCAAGTCATTTGATCTCTTTAATTATGAGTTGTGTCTACTCTTCCTCAATATCCATTCTCTTTAATGGGGGTGCTACTGAGTCTTTTCTCCCTTCAAGAGGGATTAGACAAGGGGACCCGTTGTCCTTGTATCTGTTCATTTTTTGTATGGAGGTTTTGGGTGCCATGATAGCCGAAAAATGCTGCTCCAAGTTGTGGAATCCAGTCAAGGCTTCACAGGGAGGGTTGCCCTTTTCTCATTTGTTCTTCACAGATGACCTTGTGCTATTTGCAAGGGTGGATTGGAAAAATTGTGTTGATGTTAGGGAAGTTTTGGATTCCTTTTGTGAACTTTCTGGTCAAAAGGTTAGTCAGGAAAAATCCTGAGTTTTCTTCTCACCCAATGTACCTGCTGATGGAAGGACTGATCTGTGCAATATTTTGGGGTTTCAGTCAACTCCGTCGCTTGGAAAGTATCTTGGTTTCCCAATTAAACACTCAGGCACGCTGCAAGATTTTGGGTATATTTTGGAGAGGGTGCAAGGGAGGCTTGCGGGGTGGAAAGCTAATTTGCTCTCCTTTGCGGGGAGGCTTGTTCTCACCCAAGCCGTAACTTCCACAATCCCGAACTATGCGATGCAATGTGGTGTTCTTCCTGCTAAGATTCTCTCTAATGTGGATAGACTCAGTCGCAACTTCATTTGAGGTTCATTTGACAACAAGAAAAAGCTGCACTTAGTCGGTTGGAGCAAGATTACAAAGCCAAAGAAGGAGGGTGGTCTAGGCATTCAGGCAGCCAAAGCAAAGAACATTGCTCTTTTAGCAAAATTAAATTGGCGCCTTGCTACGGAACCCAATTCTTTATGGGCTAAGGTGCTGACACAAAAATATCGTACTCCCCAGAGAATCGCAAATCCTCGCACCCCTTTCAGAACTTGTTCTGTCACGTGGTCTGCCATTCGTAAGGGTGAACTAGTATTTAAGAAAGAGGGGTGCTACgcccacaacattttcacaacaaattataagtggttagttgttattggttcaaatttgaacctaacactaagattacttctttgccccaataataacaactagtaacaacttgatacttaagatttgttgtgaaaatgtagtgaaaatgttgtggacatatcatttttctttaagaaaGGGTCAAAATGGAGTGTCGGGAAAGAAAGTTGTCTATCTCTTTGGTATGATAAATGGTTGGATAAGGGTGCACTTAGAAGCTTGATAGAAGGTCCTCTAAATCGCGGAGAAGAGCATACCCAATTGAAAGAGGTGGTGAGCTTCTCGGGTTGGGACTGGCAGAGTTGCTCTTTCGCCCTTCTTGATCAATTTCTAATGGAGGTTAGAGCGACTCCTATTTccttttttgctcaaattttagaCCGAATCATTTGGTCATCCACCCCAAGTGGAAATTTTGAGCTGAAGGAGGCGTACAAGATAGCGAGTATGGAGGAAAATAGTAGCCATCCATGTTGGTTTAATGGTGAGTGGATTTGGAAAGTGCAAACCGTTCCTAAAATTCTCTACTTCATCTGGCAATGCTATTATAACAGCATCCTTGTCCGATCTGTGCTTGCTGGCCGAGGAATGGAGGTGCCAGATTCTTTTGGGATTCATATTCTTAGAGACTGGTATGCTACCCGAGAATGTAATCCATATTCTTAGAGACTGGTATGCTGCCCGTGAGTTCTGGGACTCTTTCCCTCCTCCTCTTTCTGCAGTTGTTTTTTATGAAACAAACCTTGTGGATTGGTTGAGATTGAATTGCAGCAGCACGAAGAGATATACAGCGG is a genomic window containing:
- the LOC142633026 gene encoding uncharacterized protein LOC142633026 gives rise to the protein MSCVYSSSISILFNGGATESFLPSRGIRQGDPLSLYLFIFCMEVLGAMIAEKCCSKLWNPVKASQGGLPFSHLFFTDDLVLFARVDWKNCVDVREVLDSFCELSGQKSTPSLGKYLGFPIKHSGTLQDFGYILERVQGRLAGWKANLLSFAGRLVLTQAVTSTIPNYAMQCGVLPAKILSNVDRLSRNFI